In Pectinophora gossypiella chromosome 1, ilPecGoss1.1, whole genome shotgun sequence, one genomic interval encodes:
- the LOC126372232 gene encoding muscleblind-like protein 2 isoform X3, translating to MQQMGLTPGQVLPGQVPAVVGGMSGAGAGGHLTALDPITLALLTPQATSPYLSGVPGVGSTYAQYYAPQLVPAMLGHDPAAAAASPLGVMQQPVLQQKMPRTDRLEVCREFQRGACKRAEAECRFAHPPPPLAPHEDGCVTVCMDAVKGRCVRDPCRYFHPPLHLQAHLKAQARGAMDMKSVGSFYYDNFAFPGVVPYKRPAADKAGVPVYQPATTYQQLMQLQQPFVPVSCEYPAPATSAPPPSAAPAPPAAAAPAAPPQPAPPAAAPPPPAQPATPPAPPQPALPDAAHAAHAAAAAAHAAAAAANSQDPAQVAKEVAQKSYAAAIALAAQHSAMAQAAAAYTQQAYKARAAMPGLMRAPFMMRPGWPAPPMPMPAYYQQPYMYAMPPPTPPAAAAAAAAAAAAVNPYKKMKTT from the exons ATGCAGCAGATGGGCCTAACGCCAGGGCAGGTGCTGCCCGGGCAAGTCCCCGCCGTG GTGGGCGGCAtgagcggcgccggcgcaggcgGGCACCTGACCGCGctcgacccgatcactctagcacTGCTCACCCCGCAG GCGACGTCCCCGTACTTGTCGGGCGTCCCAGGCGTGGGGTCGACGTACGCGCAGTACTACGCGCCGCAGCTGGTGCCGGCCATGCTTGGCCACGACCCggctgccgccgccgcctcgCCGCTGGGCGTCATGCAGCAGCCAGTGCTGCAGCAGAAGATGCCTCGAACCGACCGCCTCGAG GTGTGCCGGGAGTTCCAGCGCGGCGCGTGCAAGCGCGCGGAGGCGGAGTGCCGCTTCGcgcacccgccgccgccgctggcgCCGCACGAGGACGGCTGTGTCACGGTGTGCATGGACGCCGTCAAGGGCCGCTGCGTCCGCGACCCCTGCCGCTATTTCCACCCTCCCCTGCACCTGCAGGCGCACCTTAAGGCgcaggcgcgcggcgcg ATGGACATGAAGAGCGTCGGCTCCTTCTATTATGATAACTTC GCCTTCCCCGGTGTGGTGCCGTACAAACGACCCGCCGCCGACAAAGCCGGCGTCCCCGTGTACCAGCCGGCGACAACCTACCAACAGCTGATGCAGCTGCAGCAGCCGTTCGTGCCCGTGTCATGTGAGTACCCCGCGCCCGCCACGTCGGCGCCGCCTCCGtcggcggcgcccgcgccccccgccgcggccgcgcccgccgcgccgccgcagcccgcgccgcccgccgccgcgccgccgccgcccgcgcagcccgccacgccgcccgcgccgccgcagcCCGCGCTGCCCGACGCCGCGCACGCTgcgcacgccgccgccgccgccgcgcacgCCGCCGCAGCCGCTGCCAACTCGCAAGACCCGGCGCAGGTCGCCAAAGAAGTGGCCCAGAAAAGCTATGCGGCGGCGATCGCGCTCGCCGCCCAGCACTCGGCGATGGCGCAAGCGGCGGCCGCTTACACGCAGCAGGCGTACAAAGCGCGCGCCGCGATGCCCGGTCTGATGCGCGCCCCGTTCATGATGCGGCCCGGCTGGCCTGCGCCGCCGATGCCGATGCCGGCGTACTACCAACAGCCGTACATGTACGCAATGCCCCCGCCGACGCcgcccgcggccgcggcggctgcggcggcggcggcggcggccgtcAACCCCTACAAAAAGATGAAGACCACATAG